The following nucleotide sequence is from Desulfovibrio aminophilus DSM 12254.
CCAGGTCCAGGGTCGGCGCCGGCTTGCCGTCCGGCCTGGCCAGGGAGGACACGGCGCGCATGAAGTCGAGCTTGTTCAGAGGGCCCAGGGGCACCAGTTCGCGCACCGGCAGACAGGCCACCTGACTGGGCTGGGGATAGAGGTAGAGCGCGGCCTGGGCGTTTTCCGGCAGGTCGCGGACAACGGCGTTGAGCACGGGCTTGGCGGCCTCCAGCCGAGCGTATCCGGCCGTGGCGTCCAGGATCACGACGAAGGTCGACTGGGCCGCGCCGGGCCGCGCCGGAGCCGCTTGCGGCGGCTGGGCCGGGTTGGGCTGGGCCGCGCGGGCCGGAATCGCGGCGCAGAACAAGAGCAGCAGACAGAGGCAGACTGAGGCCGGACGCATGGAACCTCCTCGGGCCGCACGGCCCCGGGCGTGATTCTGCCCCAGCCGCCGGGCCCTGTCCAGACGCCTTGCCCCCGGCTCGCGCCGATGCTACCTTCAGCAAATGACCGCAATCATCCGCAACTCCGGCCAGACCCTCTGCCACGACCGCCACGGCCGTCCCCTGCCCTGCCGGGGATCGGGGCAGGACGGGGAGTTCCGGCCCGGCCGCCCCTGGCCCGCGCCACGCTTCGAACTTTCGGCCGACGGAGCCGTGGCCCTGGACCGGCTCACGGGCCTGCACTGGTCCGCCGACGCCGACCCCGCCGGGTTCCCGCTCAGCCGGGCCGAGGCCGGGAACCTCGCCGCGGAGTGGCGCGCGGAGGCCCGCCACGGCTTCGACGACTGGCGATTGCCCGACCGCCGGGAACTGCTGAGCCTGGTGGACTTCGGCTCGGCCACGCCCAGCCTGCCCCCGAGCCATCCCTTCCGCAACGCGGTCCCCAACTGGTACTGGAGCGCCACCGAGGCCGCCATCCAACCCGGCTACTTCTGGTACGTGCAGTTCCTCGGCGGCCGGATGTTCTTCGGCCGGGCCGACGAATATCATCTGGTCTGGCCCGTGCGCGGGCGGAGCGAGTCGCTGCCCAACCCTGGGCCCGTCGCCGGAACCGGGCGGGCCTGGCCCGAGCCGCGCTTCGAGGTCTTGCCCGGCGGCGAGGCCGTGCTCGACCGGCTCACGAATCTCGTCTGGGCCCGCGACGCGGACCCGCGCGGCGCGCTGCCCTGGCCCCTGGCCCTGGCCCTGCCCCACGCGGCCAATGAGCGGGTACTGGCCGGGCGGGTGAACTGGCGGCTGCCCACGATCCTGGAGCTGGAATCCCTGGTGGACGCCACGCGCCACACCCCGGCGCTGCCCGCCGCCCATCCCTTCGTCAACGTGCGCGACACCTACTGGTCGGCCACCAACAGCGCCCTGGACCCGTCCTGGGCCATGTGCCTGTATCTGCACAAGGGCGGCATCGGCGTGGGCCACAAGCCCACGGCCGGTTTCCATGCCTGGGTCGTCAGCGGGAAGTAGGGAGCCCAGAGGCTCCGCGCCCCCGGCTTGATGGAGATTGCGTGAAGATAGGCCGGGACCGGCCTTCGCGCTCCAACCGAGCGCCGGCTCCGCAGAAACCAGGAGGCGGGGACATGACCCTGAAGGAAATTCATGAACGCATCCGGGAGATCGGCTGCCTGACGTTCACCACCCTGGACGGCGGAACCCCGCACAGCCGGATCGCCCACGTCTGCGGCTGCGATGAGCGGGGGCTTTATTTCCTGAACATGAGCGTCAAGCCGTTCTACCGGCAGTTGAAGGCGAACGGGAAAGTCGCCCTCTGCGGCATTTTCCCCTCCGGCCGCCCCACCGGAAAGAACCCCGTGGGGCAACCCGCGTTCGAACCCGGCTACACGTTGCGGATCACGGGCGAGGCCGAGGAGGTTCCCCTGGCCGAGATCGAGGCCGGGGCCGCCGCTGGCGATGCGACCTTCCGCTACGTCCTGGAGGACCACGCCCGCTACCCGGACATCCGCCTGTTCCGCCTGCACCGGGGCAAGGGGGAAATCTACGACTACGACTTCGAGATGGAGCGCCGGGACCACAAGCTGCTGCGAACCCGCTTCTCCTTCGGCGGCGAGACGCACGAGGAGTCGGGCTGCCGGATCACCGACGCCTGCGTCGCCTGCGGGGCCTGCGCGGAGGTCTGCACCTTCAAGGCCGTGGTGCCGGGCGAACCCTACCGCATCGACGGCTCGCGCTGCGACGAGTGCGGAAGCTGCATCCTGGCCTGCCCCGAGGACGCCATTGAGCCGCCCAGGACGATCTAGGGCCTAGACGATGGCCTGGTTGACCCACTGCCGCAGGGTGGGCGGCCGGGGCGTGCCGGGCATGGGCACCCATTCGCACTGGGCGGTGAGTTCCACGCCCCCCTGGATGACGTTCACCGGCCGGTCGGCGGAGACGACCACCACGATGACCCCGTGGTGGCGGGCCGAAAAGCGGATTGCGGAGTTGAAGCGCGCGCCCCGGGCGCGGTTCTCGCCGGGCGTGGCCAGACCGTCCATGAGGCAGGCGAAACCGTGCAGATGCAGATCGCGGGCCACGTGCAGGGCCCCGTCCACGCGCGAGAGCCCGACGGCCACCTCCAGCGCCCCTTCCCGCCGCAGATCCAGGGGCGCTTCCAGCTTCTGCCCGGCCAGCTCCAGGGGTTCGAGACCCAGGTCCACCACCACCGAGCAGCCGTGACGCTGATCCCGGGCGTCGTTGACGATGCGGGTCACGGCCTGGAACAGGTCGTGGCGGTCGGTGGGGCTCAGGTCCACCTCCAGCAGGGCCTCCTCCAGGTGCACGAGCAGGGGCTGGCGATTGGAGGAATGGAAGTCGCCGTCCGAGAAGCTGCATACGGGATCCTGGTCGAGATACAGGAAGCCGTGGCCGCCCCGGAAGTCGGCCAGCACAGTCGCCGGAGGCAGCGCACCCCGGGCCACGCCCACGATGGTTCCGCCGTCCGAGGCCAGGAAACGATCGTCGCTCTCCACGGCCTGCAGCAGCTTGCGGACGTGCTTGTGATTGCTCAGCGCGGGCCGCTCCAATTCGGGAAAGCGCAGAAGAAAGTCCAGGCGGTGCAGGTAAGCGGGCTCCACGAAGGCGATCACGCCCCGGGCCCAGGCCCCTTCCTCGCGGGTCTTGGACACGCCGAGCACGGCGTCCAGGAGCGGATAGATGCGCAGGTTGGTGTCCATGCCCAGGATCAGGCCGCGCTCGTCCACCAGGAAGTCGCGGACCGCATGGCAGGCCAGATCCTGGAGCAGGAACTCGGCGGCGTCCAGGTTGAGGACGTTCTTATACTCGCAGTTCTGGGAGAAGAGGTTCACCGCGTATTCCAGCCAGCGGGTGGTGGGCCCGACGGAGCAGAGATCCGGGTGGTGCTCGGTGAACCACATCTGGTAGGTCATGGCGCGGGAGCGGCCGCCGAAGCCGATGAGGCCGGAGAGGGTCAGCTCGTGATCCTCCTCGGGCCGCAGGCAGTGAACCAGGGAGTCGCTGGGCCGCGGCCCGCGCCAGCCGTCGTCGTCCAGGTAGACCTCGGTGAGCCGTGGCTCGTGGCCGCGCAGAAGGTTCTGGGGATCGTAGATGCGCGGGGGATCGTCCGGAGCCGGGCAATAGATCACGGCCGCTCGGCTGGGCCGGGAAAAATGCGAGAGCCCGAACCGCAGTCCGTCCAGGATGTGGTGTACGCAGACGCTTTCGAACTCCCGTACCGGCATGCCCTTCTCCCGCGTCGCGATGACGGCTATCGTGGGCGATGTTGACCCAAAAGCCCACCGCTGTCCAGGGGGTTGCGATTCCTGGCCTTTTATCCCGGCTTCCTTGACACGCCGGGACGCCGTGCTAGAGAGGGAACAGCGGAAAACGACCGGCGGACGACGCCGCGCGGGGTGCGCATGGAACAGGACAGGCCCGGCAAGGCCGACATCGACTGCATCGTCTACGACTTCGACGGGGTGATGACCGACAACCGGGTGCTCGTGTCCCAGGACGGGACCGAGGCCGTGTTCTGCAACCGGGCCGACGGCCTGGGCGTGGGCCTCATCCGCGCGCTCGGCATTCCGCAGATGATCCTCTCCACCGAAGCCAATCCGGTGGTCGCGGCCCGGGCCGCCAAGCTGCGCATTCCGGCCGTGCAGGACTGCGCGGACAAGGGCGCGGCCCTGGCCCGGCTTCTGGACGCGCGCGGTCTGGACCCCAGACGGGTGCTCTTCGTGGGCAACGACGTGAACGATCTGCCCGCGTTGCGGCTGGTGGGCTGGCCGGTGGCCCCGGCCGACGCCCATCCCTCGGCGCTGGCTGCGGCCCGGCTGGTGACCCGGGCCCGGGGCGGCCAGGGCGTGATCCGGGAACTGGCCGACATCCTCTCCGGCGACGCGGACTCAGAAGCCTGAGGCCGGAGTCCCGGCCGCCGCGTCCCCGAGCGGCTCGTCCTCGGGCACCACGTCCAGGAGCACGAGCACATCCTCGGCCAAGTCGGCCCGCAGATTGCCGCAAAGCGCGGCCAGCAGCCGCATCAGCTCTCTCCGGTCCCCTTCGGGAAAATCCCGGAAGGCCGTCTGCTCCATGTCCTTGAGCGCCAGATCCAGGCCGTCCAGGAGCCCTCGCGCGCGGGAACTCAAGCGCAGAAGCGTCCGCCGCCGGTCGGCCGGATCGGCGGCGCGCCGGACGAGGCCGTCGCGGACCATGCGCTTGAGGGTGTTGGCCATGGTGGGCTGCTCCACGCCCACCAGAACGCAGAGTTCGGCCTGGGTCAGGCCGTCGCGCCCGCGCAGGCGGCGCAGCACCGGCGCCTGGCCCGGGGCCAGGCCCAGATCCGCGAGACGGGCGGCCAGGGACTGGGCCCAGAGCCGTCCGGCAAGGCCGAGCAGTTCGCCGGGATTCTCTTCGATTTCATTGGACATCGCCGCCTCCGGGGTTGCAGAGCGGGCTATGTACCTTTTTTGCCGCCGGGAGTTCCGCCTGTCAAGCCGGAAAGTCACGGCCTTTTTTTGACCGCTCCCTAAACCCCTGGAGCTGTTCCGCCGAAAAGAGTGCAGGCCCGGCGGAAGCCGGGAGCCGTCTCCAGCCCGGGCAGGGCCGGGAGGGGCTCGAACCCCGGAGGTTCGGGTCGCGTCCTGGCCGGGCGGCGACAGTCGAAGGGACCGCGATCCGGCGCGGTGAAGGGCGGACGGCCGCGAGGCCCCCGCCCTTTTCCTTTACAGCCCCTTCTTTTCGAACCAGCGGAACAGCAGCAGCGCGCCGAGCGTGATCATGGCGATGATCGGCCAGTGGTTCACGCCCACAACCTGGGGCAGGGTGATCTTGCCGTAGTCGCCCCAGGTCAGGAGCCCGGCCTTGAGCGCCGGATAGGCCTCGGCGTAGAGGCCCGCGCCCACGAACATGCCCAGGATGGCCCAGAAGGCGTCCAGGCGGCCTTCGCCCAGGGCTCCGGCGGCCGTGCCCGGGCAATAGCCCACAAGGCCCCAGCCCATGCCAAAGAGGAGCCCGCCGGGGATGACCCCGCCGAGCACCGCGGCCTTGACCGAAAGCTTGACCAGCCCCAGGTCGAACAGCAGATAGACACCGATCATGCCCACCACCACGGTGCTGAGCATGAACTTCACGATGGTCATGTCCCGCAGACGCAACGCGCCGAGCTGGCGGTCGTAGCGGATGACCTCGCAGCGCTGGAGCAGCGCGCCGAAGAGTACGCCGGTGAACAGCCCGTACCAGAGGTCCACGGCTCACCTCCCCTTGTATTGGAGGCGGGCGGTGATGATCCCGCCGATGAAGAAGCAGACCAGGGCGATGAAGCCGCTGACCGAGAGCTGGAGCGTGCCGGACAGGCCGTGGCCGCTGGGGCAGCCGTCGGCCAGCCGGGCTCCGAACATGGCCAGAATGCCGCCCAGGAAGGCGACGAAGGCCCGGCGGGCGGATGAACCCCCGAAGCGCTCGGCGAACGAATCGGGCACGGCCTGGACGCGGAAGGTGCCGCTCAGTTGCGAGGCCAGGGCCGCGCCCACGCAGATGCCCACCACGAACAAGGCCTGCCAGTCCAATTTGGGAATCTCCTTGATGAAATAGGGCATGGTCGCCACCCGTTCGGGCGAGAACAGGGATTCCACGAACCCCGCTCCGCGCACGAAGGTGGTGGAGGCGCCGAAGTACTTCCCGGACAGGAACACCGAGAGCACGACCAGAAGCCCGGCCAGGGCTCCGCCGAGGTAAGGGCTCCAGGGTCTGGAGCGCGGCGTCGCGACGATCATGACGACCTCCTGATACGTCCTTTGCTCATCGTATAGCGCATTTTCCCGGAACAGGGCAAATGTTCCGCATTCCCGGCACTCGGAGTTGACAGATTCGCGTCCGGCCCACTAAAGCGGAGTCGCCGGCCCGCATTTCCGCGCGCTTCAAGCTGATCGAGGTTTTTCATGTTTTCCCGCTACTCCGCTCCCGGCGGCATCAAGGACGTGCTCCGCGTGGGCCTGCCCCTGGTCATGGGCATGGCCTCCACCACGGCCATGGAGTTCACCGACCGCGTCTTTCTCGGCAACTATTCCGTGATCTCCATCGCGGCGGCCCTGCCCGCCGGACTGGCCAACTTCGTGCTGCTCGCCTTCTGCATGGGAGTGGTGGAGTACGTGGGCGTGTTCGTGGCCCAGTACACCGGCGCCGGACAACCTCGACGCGTGGGCGCGGCTCTCTGGCAGGGCCTCTGGTTTTGTCTGCCCGCGTCGCTGATCCTGGCCTCGCTGACCTTCGCGGCCGACCCCCTGTTCGCCCTGGCCGGGCACCCTCCCGAGGTCCAGGCCCAGGAGGCGACCTATTTCTCCATCCTCTGCCTGGGCTCGGGCTTCGCCGTGACCGGCATGTGCCTCTCAAGCTTCTTCTCCGGCCGGGGCCTGACCCTGCCGGTGATGATCGTGAACATCATCGGGGCGCTGCTGAACATCCCCCTGGACTACGCCCTGATCTACGGCCGTTTCGGCCTGCCGGAGATGGGCATCGCCGGGGCCGCCGTGGCCACCTGCTTCGCCTGGTTCCTGAGCGCCCTGCTCCTGGCCCTGCTCGTCTTCCGCCGAGCCAACGAGCGGGACTTCGGGGTGCGTTCGTCCTGGCGTTTCGACAAGGCCCTGTTCCTGCGCTTCCTGCGCTTCGGCCTGCCCACCGGGGTGCAGTTCCTCATGGACATCCTGGGCTTCACCCTGTTTCTCTTCATCATCGGCAGCCTGGGGGCCGAAAGCCTGGCCGCCACGAACATCGTCTTTTCGCTGAACGCCCTGGTCTTCCTGCCCATGGTCGGCTTCTCTGTCGCCGCCAGCATCCTGGTGGGCCAGGCCATGGGCGCGGGCGACCCGGACCGGGCGGCCTACGCCAACACGAGCACCCTCTATCTCTGCGTGACCTACACCCTGATCCTGGACGCGGCCTTCGTCTTCTTCCCCCGCGAACTCCTGAGCCTGTTCCGGCCCCAGGATCTGAGCCCGGAACACTTCGAGGCCGTGCGCGAGACCGGCGTGGTGCTCCTGCGGCTGGTGGCCGTGTACTGCCTCTTCGACTCCGTGGGCATCATCCAGTACGGCTCCCTGCGCGGCGCGGGCGACACCCGCTTCATCATGCTGACCATCCTGGGCTGCTCGGCCCTGATCCTCGTGCTGCCCACCTGGCTCATGGTCCGCGTCCTGGGCTGGGGACTCTACCCCGCCTGGGCCTGTGTCCTGATCTACATCGCGGCCCTGGCCGTGATCATGCGCATCCGCTTCCTGCGCGGGGCCTGGCGGAAGATCCGGGTCATCGAACCGACCGGGCCGACCCCGGCGGACGGCGTTTCTCCGTGATGATGATCTGACGAAGATGATCACGGGCTTGCGCTCACGGCCAGGATTCCTTATTCTGCGCGAGGACTTCCGAACCTTTTCCCGGAGGAGCGCATGGACTGGCTTTCCGTGGCCGACATCGCGAGACTGACGCGCATTCCCGCGCCCACCGCCCGCCGCTACGCCTCGCTGTTCCGGGAGTTTCTGCCCCACCGCAAGACCGGCCGGGTCACCCGCTATGCCCCCGAGGCGGCGGGCGTGTTCGAACGCATCGCCGCGCTCTACCAGGACGGCCGCGTGACCACCGAGATCGAGGAGGTTCTGCGCGGCGAGTTCTCGCGGACCATCGATGTGGACGCCGCCCCGGCGTCGGCTCCTGCCGCGGATGTCCGCGCCGTCTCCCCGGCCCTAGGCGAAATGATGGAAAAATTCGGACAAAGCCTGCGACTTCTGGCGGATCAGAAGGAGATCATCGCCTGTCTGCGCAAGGACGTGCGCAAGCTCAAGGCGGGATTCGTGCTTCTGGCCCGAGACCGGAAGAAGCTCAAGGCCCTCCCCCAGGACGGCGACGAGGATCTCCGCCGGGCCCTGGACGCGGGCCACAAGTCCCTGGCCCGCAAGGACGCCGAGATCGAGGAACTGGCCCTGGGCCTGTCCTTCGACACCTCGGACCTGAAGATCAAGATGCAGACCCTGGAACAGGAGCTGGTGCGCCTGCGCAAGGACCGCCGCGACATGGAGCGCCACCTGCTGGATAAGATCGACCGCCTCAAGCCCTCCTGATCGCCGCCGTCCCGCCGGGCCTTTCCGGCCCTGCGGCGTTGATGTTTCACGCTTCCTGGGCTATAGACCGGCTCAAGCAGCACACATCGGCTCTCTCCAGCGAGTCCAACTCCCACTCAGGAGGAACGCATGTCCCACTCTTTGAAACTCCTCGTCGTGGCCGTCGCCCTGGCCTCCATGACCGCCTGCTCCTCGCTCTCCAACTCCAGTTCCACGGATCCGGCCGAAACCGGCGCGACCACCTCCAGCCAGGCGTCCACACCCGAAGTCCACACCGAGACTTACGAGAATTCCAGCTACTACTATGACTTCAGCGACATCCTCGTGCCCCGGGAGCTGGAATTCCAGGCCGCCGAGAGCTACGTCTTCGACACCCGCTCCTTCCGCTCCGGGGTGATGATCTTCACCGGCCGCGTGGTCAACGCCGACCTGATCAACTTCTTCATCAACAACATGGCCAAGGACGGCTGGACCCTGGTGACCTCCCTGAAGGCCGACAAGTCCATCCTCATCTTCGAGAAGTTCAACAAGAGCGCCTCCATCCAGATCATGGACGGCTTCAAGTCCAAGGTGACCATCGTGGCCGTGGAGGCCAAGGGCGGCCCGGGCACCACCATGCAGCAGCCCAGCGGACAGAACTCGCTCTCCTCCTCCAAACCGGCCGGGGCCAGCTCCGGCAGCTCCCGCGCCATCCGGGAAAAGGAACTGCAATAGTGGAACACCCGCTGCTCTTCTCCGGTTTCCTGGGCTCCCGGGTCCACATCGGGGTCACGGGCAGCGTCGCCGCCTACAAGGCCCTGGACATCCTGCGCGGATTGCTCCGCGCGGGATGTTCCGTTTCCGCCACCCTGACGCGGGCCGCCGAGCGCTTCGTCACCCCCCTGTCCTTCCAAGCCCTGGGCGCGGACCCGGTCTACGGCGAGATGTTCGCCGGGGCAGAGACCGTCGATCCGTTCGGACACCTCGCGCCCTCCCACGCGGCCAAGGTTCTGCTCATCGCCCCGGCCACAGCCGACATCCTGGCCAAGCTGGCCTGCGGCTTGGCCGACGACATGCTCTCCTGCCAGGCCCTGGCCTTCCGGGGCCCGCTGGTCCTGGCCCCGGCCATGAATCCGGCCATGTGGGCCGCCCCGGCCACCCGCGAGAACTGGGCGAAACTCCTGGGGCGCGGCGCCCTGGGCGTGGAGCCCGGCCAGGGGCTGGCGGCCTGCGGCGACGAGGGCCAAGGCAAGCTGGCCGACCCGGCGGAGATTCTTGCCGCCTCGCTGCGCGCGCTCTCCCCCGCGGACATGGCCGGGAAGCGCGTGCTCGTCAGCCTGGGGCCCACCCGCGAGGCCTGGGACGCGGTGCGTTTCTGGACCAACGCCTCCTCCGGGCTCATGGGCGCGGCCCTGGCCACGGCGGCCTGGCTGCGCGGGGCCGAGGTCACGGTGGTGGCCGGGCCGGTGAATCAGCCACTCCCCCTGGGCATCCGCCGCCTGGACGTGAACACGGCCCTGGAGATGCATGCGGCCTGCATGGACCTCTGGCCCGACATGGATCTGGCCTGCATGACCGCAGCTGTGGCCGACTTCCGGCCCGAGCCCTACGGGGACCAGAAATTCAAGAAGGACAAGGCGGGCGACGGGCTGACCGTGCGCTTCCTGCCCAACCCGGACATCCTGCGCGACCTGGGCGCGAACAAGCGCGAGGGGCAGATTCTCGTGGGCTTCGCGGCCGAAACCTCGGACCTGGGCCCCCAGGCGGCCAAGAAGCTCAAGGCCAAGAACCTGGACCTCATCGTGGCCAACCGCGTGGACCGGGCCGACAGCGGCTTCGCCTCACCCACCAACGCGGTCTGCGTCCTGGACCGGCGGGGCCGTCTGGAGCAGTGGCCAGCCCTGCCCAAAACCGAAGTGGCCTGGCGGATATGGGATCTCCTTCCGCAACTCTGAACCTGCCCTCGCACCTGCTCCCCTGGTATCAGGCCGGAGTAAGGTATTTCCTGGGTTGCAAGACCGCCGCAGCACCCGAGGAGCGGTCTTCCGACGAGGCCATTCCGCAAGCCGTCTCCAACGATCCGCAAGTGCGCTGGCCCGCTCCCTGGGACCGCTGCTGGACCAAGACCCCACGCACGGCGCGCATGGTCTGGACCTACCTGGAGCTGGGCCGGGATCTCTGCGGCAAGGCCTCGCCGGAACGGGGGCATCTGTTCCGTTCGCTCCTGGGACACCTGGGCTGGCCCAAAGGCACCACGGCCTTCTGGCCCCTGTGCTGCCCGGGCGACGGCGGCCTGCTCACCCGGCCGGACCTCTTCTGGGAGGGCTGCAAGGCCCTGGGCGTCAAGCATGTGGCCTGCTTCGGAGCGGACGCCCTGGCCCTGATCGAACCCGGCGCGGACGCCGCCGAGCCTCAAGCCCAGCACGGCGCCATCACCATCCATGTCCTGCCCGCCCCGGCTGACCTGCTCAAGCTCCTGCCCCACGACCAACACTTCGCCGTGGACCGCCTCAAGGTGCTGCGCTTCTGACCGCGACTCCGCGCCTGTTGTGTTTTCCCGCGCCTTGTGGCTAGGATGGGCCATGACTCCCGGAATCCCCCCACGCCCGGCGCGTCTCCTCGTCATTCTTCTTCTTTTTCTTCTTCCCTTCGCCCTGCCCTCCGCGCCGTTCAGCAAGGACGCGGCGGATCCGCGGCCGGCCAGGGTGTTGGAGGTGGAGATCACCGGCGCGATCACACCCGTGCAGGAAGAGCTGCTGCGCGCCGCGCTGACGCGGGTCCAGGCCGGAGGCCATGATCTCCTGCTGATCCGCCTGGACACCCCGGGCGGCCTGCTGGAAACCATGCGCGGCATGGTCAAGGACATGCTCAACGCGCCCGCGCCGGTGCTGGTCTGGGTGGGCCCGCGCGGAGCCCAGGCCGCCTCGGCCGGGGTTTTCCTGGTGGCCGCCTCCCAGGTGGCGGGCATGGCTCCGCAGGCCACCATCGGTTCGGCCTCGCCCGTGGGGCAAGGCGGCGAGGAGTTGAGCAAAACCATGAGCGACAAGGTCAAGGCCGACCTGATCAGCCTCGTTCGCGGCGCGGCCGCGTCCCGAGGCCGCAACGTGGACTGGTACGAACGGGCCGTGAGCGAGAGCGTGAGTCTTTCGGCCCAGGATGCGGTCCTGGAGCGGGTGGTGGAGATCCTGGCTGATGATCCCTCGGACTTCCTGGTCCAGGCCGGACGACGCGGCATCCGCCACGCGGACGGAGTGCTGCACTTCGATGCCGACCGGATGACGATCGAGCGTTTCGAGCCCGGCTTCCGGCATCGCTTCCTGTCCTGGCTCCTGCACCCGCAGGTGGCTTATTTCCTCATGCTCGGCGGATTGGCCGGACTGTTCTTCGAGCTGACCACGCCCGGGGCCGTGCTGCCGGGCGTGCTCGGCGGGCTCTGCCTGCTCCTGGCGCTCTACGCCATGAGCGTCCTGCCCACGAGCGCGGCGGGCGTGGGCCTCATTCTGCTGGGGCTGGCCCTGTTCTGGCTGGAGGTCAAGATCACGAGTTACGGCATGCTCGGCGTGGCCGCCGTGATCGCCCTCTTCCTGGGTTCGATCATCCTCTTCGATCCGACGTCCGGAATGCCGGGTCTGCCCTTGTCCACGGTGATCGTCACCGTGAGCGGCCTCTCCGCCTTCCTGGCCCTGGCCGTGGCCTTGGTGGTGCGCGCCCAACGCTCCCGCACGAGCCTGGGCGGGCAGGCCATGCTCGGCCTGGAGGCCGAGGTTCTGGATTGGCGCGGGAGTCGCGGCCAGGTGCGCACGCGCGGCGAGATATGGTCCGCGCGTTCGGACGATCCGCTCCGGCCCGGCGACCGGGTGATGATCGTCGGCATCGACGGCCTGACGCTCGTGGTGCGCCACGGCGATCCCGAAACCGGACCCCAGTCTTCGTGAATCAACCCTTGGAGGACGGCATGTATACGTTTCTGCCTCTGCTGGCCATCGCTCTCGTCCTGGTCTTCGCCTCCCTGCGCGTGCTCAACGAATATGAGCGCGGCGTGATCTTCCGCCTCGGCCGGGTGATCCGGGCCAAGGGGCCGGGCATCATCCTGCTCATTCCCTGGATCGACCGCATGGTGCGCGTTTCGCTGCGGGTGGTGACCATGGACGTGCCCAATCAGGACGTGATCACCAGGGACAACGTGAGCATGAAGGTCAACGCGGTGGTCTACTTCCGCATCGTGGACCCGGTGAAGGCGGTCGTGGAGGTGGAGGACTACATTCTGGCCACATCGCAGCTTGCGCAGACCACCCTCCGCAGTGTATGTGGCGGCGTCGAGATGGACGAACTGCTGTCGCATCGCGACAAGGTCAACTCCCAGCTCCAGGCGATCCTGGATCAGCATACCGATCCCTGGGGCGTGAAGGTGACCACGGTGGAGGTCAAGTACATCGACCTGCCCCAGGAAATGCAGCGGGCCATGGCCAAGCAGGCCGAGGCCGAGCGCGAGCGACGGGCCAAGGTCATCAACGCCGAGGGCGAGTTCCAGGCGGCCGCGCGGCTGACCGAGGCCGCCGCGATCATCGGAAAGCATCCCGAGGCCATCCAGCTGCGCTATCTCCAGACCATGCGGGAGATCGCGGCCGAGAGCAAGGCGTCCACGCTCATCCCCGTGCCCGTGGATCTGCTGAGATTGTTGAGTTCACCCGCGCCCGCGGGCAACGATCAGACGAAAGAGGAGAAGGAATGAAGATTCTCGTCACCGGAGCGGCCGGCTTCATCGGCTTCCATCTGAGCCGCCGCTTCCTTGAGATGGGCCACGAGGTGGTCGGTCTGGACTGCATCAACGACTACTACGATCCGGCCATCAAACACGCCCGCCTGGACATCCTCAAGCGCCTCCCGGGCTTCACCTTCGCCCGGCTGGATCTGGCCGACGCAGCGGGCGTGGCCGGACTGTTCCAGGCCCACCGCTTCACCCACGTGGTCAACCTGGCGGCCCAGGCCGGGGTGCGTTACAGCCTCCAGCACCCCCGCGCCTACATCGACTCGAACATCGTGGGCTTCCTGAACATCCTGGAGGGCTGCCGCCACAACAAGGTCGAGCATCTGGTCTTCGCCTCCAGCAGTTCGGTGTACGGCCTGAACACGCACATGCCCCTGTCCCCGCACCGGGGCGTGGACCATCCCATCAGCCTGTACGCGGCCTCCAAGAAGTCCAACGAGATGATGGCCCACTCCTACGCCCACCTCTTCCGGCTGCCCTGCACGGGCTTGCGCTTCTTCACCGTGTACGGGCCCTG
It contains:
- a CDS encoding NAD-dependent epimerase, encoding MKILVTGAAGFIGFHLSRRFLEMGHEVVGLDCINDYYDPAIKHARLDILKRLPGFTFARLDLADAAGVAGLFQAHRFTHVVNLAAQAGVRYSLQHPRAYIDSNIVGFLNILEGCRHNKVEHLVFASSSSVYGLNTHMPLSPHRGVDHPISLYAASKKSNEMMAHSYAHLFRLPCTGLRFFTVYGPWGRPDMALFLFTKAILAGEPINVFNHGKMRRDFTYIDDIIEGVVRVTMRTAAPNPDWDPMNPDPATSSAPYRIYNIGNNHSEELSRYIEVLEQQLGKKAQWNLLPMQAGDVPATEADVDDLVRDVGFKPATSIETGIANFVAWYREYYRM
- a CDS encoding MATE family efflux transporter — protein: MFSRYSAPGGIKDVLRVGLPLVMGMASTTAMEFTDRVFLGNYSVISIAAALPAGLANFVLLAFCMGVVEYVGVFVAQYTGAGQPRRVGAALWQGLWFCLPASLILASLTFAADPLFALAGHPPEVQAQEATYFSILCLGSGFAVTGMCLSSFFSGRGLTLPVMIVNIIGALLNIPLDYALIYGRFGLPEMGIAGAAVATCFAWFLSALLLALLVFRRANERDFGVRSSWRFDKALFLRFLRFGLPTGVQFLMDILGFTLFLFIIGSLGAESLAATNIVFSLNALVFLPMVGFSVAASILVGQAMGAGDPDRAAYANTSTLYLCVTYTLILDAAFVFFPRELLSLFRPQDLSPEHFEAVRETGVVLLRLVAVYCLFDSVGIIQYGSLRGAGDTRFIMLTILGCSALILVLPTWLMVRVLGWGLYPAWACVLIYIAALAVIMRIRFLRGAWRKIRVIEPTGPTPADGVSP
- the coaBC gene encoding bifunctional phosphopantothenoylcysteine decarboxylase/phosphopantothenate--cysteine ligase CoaBC translates to MEHPLLFSGFLGSRVHIGVTGSVAAYKALDILRGLLRAGCSVSATLTRAAERFVTPLSFQALGADPVYGEMFAGAETVDPFGHLAPSHAAKVLLIAPATADILAKLACGLADDMLSCQALAFRGPLVLAPAMNPAMWAAPATRENWAKLLGRGALGVEPGQGLAACGDEGQGKLADPAEILAASLRALSPADMAGKRVLVSLGPTREAWDAVRFWTNASSGLMGAALATAAWLRGAEVTVVAGPVNQPLPLGIRRLDVNTALEMHAACMDLWPDMDLACMTAAVADFRPEPYGDQKFKKDKAGDGLTVRFLPNPDILRDLGANKREGQILVGFAAETSDLGPQAAKKLKAKNLDLIVANRVDRADSGFASPTNAVCVLDRRGRLEQWPALPKTEVAWRIWDLLPQL
- a CDS encoding slipin family protein, which translates into the protein MYTFLPLLAIALVLVFASLRVLNEYERGVIFRLGRVIRAKGPGIILLIPWIDRMVRVSLRVVTMDVPNQDVITRDNVSMKVNAVVYFRIVDPVKAVVEVEDYILATSQLAQTTLRSVCGGVEMDELLSHRDKVNSQLQAILDQHTDPWGVKVTTVEVKYIDLPQEMQRAMAKQAEAERERRAKVINAEGEFQAAARLTEAAAIIGKHPEAIQLRYLQTMREIAAESKASTLIPVPVDLLRLLSSPAPAGNDQTKEEKE
- a CDS encoding NfeD family protein; protein product: MTPGIPPRPARLLVILLLFLLPFALPSAPFSKDAADPRPARVLEVEITGAITPVQEELLRAALTRVQAGGHDLLLIRLDTPGGLLETMRGMVKDMLNAPAPVLVWVGPRGAQAASAGVFLVAASQVAGMAPQATIGSASPVGQGGEELSKTMSDKVKADLISLVRGAAASRGRNVDWYERAVSESVSLSAQDAVLERVVEILADDPSDFLVQAGRRGIRHADGVLHFDADRMTIERFEPGFRHRFLSWLLHPQVAYFLMLGGLAGLFFELTTPGAVLPGVLGGLCLLLALYAMSVLPTSAAGVGLILLGLALFWLEVKITSYGMLGVAAVIALFLGSIILFDPTSGMPGLPLSTVIVTVSGLSAFLALAVALVVRAQRSRTSLGGQAMLGLEAEVLDWRGSRGQVRTRGEIWSARSDDPLRPGDRVMIVGIDGLTLVVRHGDPETGPQSS